One genomic segment of Rhabdothermincola salaria includes these proteins:
- a CDS encoding S1C family serine protease, producing MIIATEQSGAALAGPLRAWSASQLLAPVLLLTPNDDEALTSRAITHGDAAEVSAIDALRGVDLESIVQVTVAIGSEVENPDRVIAAYDLASSLLERAIGADAWESSALVAIPDEPGRACSPDLLLPTFDPWIVVAAEDRAHPAGVNTLIDPSDTHLAQHAAHAVVALADAWSFTSGVEANYVAKARAAGAAPAGAINLVRCYTRLIDAGYLADHVAAQVLRPGVRWPNPEVNEFDDVDLEDDQNQAVASEFLRVHAPTLGLTEVQPLVHKRSKLSLWEAIKAVFRFMVDRLRRLPARWLDDRIGNLYNTVAERVEGMGADVTVRRWREREAGEAPRALLDELAARRLKVEPGAVGPTWEDMWRMSIGLVDGTALPTSLELPFLVSGQRRLLETDPRLIVPDPEDRPPGTRDRAGVRSCDPKRLDPLVSSAFFAGPGPDDDEQGSPAMAAWYEPRSRSLLWRIGVGIAQALNQAELEQVRPSTEDWDNLEELAAEVEEKTGKLRRRYFAWLFVRTVLAIVGSFALVLSDLPVWVQLAGPPVVWLVWLYLLGRGWQRTSGRIKSLEDGAAERSEQLLHQLFLALVREADFERLGWRYAEYLDWAEITGWYLHRPFVGREGEDLDMADALDPESVPAAFGAGLGDVGLTTFDTICQASRARLFLVSWLKTYYETVREAVVKDWQEKRGLDSEQARPTGFADNTRGAASLRRHLVTEARKGTGRRLTDNPMSPALLEQLSNRPLTKVIDGVALVAEGSEHWLAPVGAWLADSTDLAVVADTLRPTVLRIRVESEDGGGGGATGFVLRGTGLVVTNAHVVEKAAKVEVATDGGEWVPGRVHAVASDTDLALIEVDSSIDLPVVRLGTSSDLSIGTRVFTLGFPKLLDGDPTFSSGEVTAARRFVTYGAGQMEVVQTSYAATGGASGSPVFDSSGVVIGIHQGGAEADDDQRAADYLSFAVPVDALRRWLTEIGELTDGATPPPLRLRSGSESELSLKDPQTFLNEVAEAGLGTIARDHGGDSAAFKSLSIVDKTLTGWEAAEPIRFLAPFRTGGCVVEAAAPQPAPRPDEVHAEDPGLAADANDLI from the coding sequence GTGATCATCGCAACGGAGCAGAGCGGGGCCGCGCTCGCAGGGCCGCTACGAGCGTGGAGCGCGTCGCAGCTCCTTGCCCCTGTTCTGCTACTGACCCCGAACGACGACGAGGCACTCACATCCCGCGCCATCACGCACGGCGACGCCGCTGAGGTGTCGGCTATCGACGCCCTCCGTGGTGTGGATCTGGAGTCGATCGTGCAGGTCACGGTTGCGATCGGGTCAGAGGTCGAGAATCCTGACCGAGTCATCGCGGCATACGACCTCGCTTCATCGCTGCTGGAGCGGGCGATCGGAGCCGACGCGTGGGAGTCGTCTGCGCTCGTAGCAATCCCGGACGAGCCGGGCCGCGCCTGCAGCCCAGACCTGCTGCTCCCAACATTCGATCCGTGGATCGTGGTGGCGGCTGAAGACCGTGCTCACCCGGCAGGAGTGAACACCCTCATCGACCCTTCCGACACCCACCTGGCACAACATGCCGCACATGCCGTTGTCGCGCTCGCCGATGCCTGGTCGTTCACCTCTGGCGTGGAGGCGAACTACGTCGCAAAGGCGCGAGCCGCTGGCGCTGCCCCTGCCGGGGCGATCAACCTCGTTCGCTGCTACACCCGTCTGATCGATGCGGGCTATCTCGCGGATCACGTCGCTGCGCAGGTACTCCGTCCCGGGGTGCGGTGGCCCAACCCCGAGGTCAACGAGTTCGACGATGTCGACCTCGAGGACGACCAGAACCAAGCCGTCGCAAGTGAGTTCCTGCGGGTCCACGCTCCGACGCTGGGCCTCACCGAGGTACAACCGCTGGTTCACAAACGATCGAAACTCAGCCTCTGGGAAGCGATCAAGGCGGTCTTCCGATTCATGGTGGACCGGTTGCGGCGACTACCGGCGCGGTGGCTCGACGATCGCATCGGCAACCTCTACAACACCGTCGCCGAGCGTGTCGAAGGCATGGGGGCCGACGTCACGGTCAGGCGGTGGAGGGAACGCGAAGCCGGCGAAGCTCCCCGCGCCTTGCTCGATGAGCTAGCTGCTCGCAGGCTCAAGGTGGAGCCGGGTGCAGTCGGTCCGACCTGGGAAGACATGTGGCGCATGTCGATCGGTCTTGTCGATGGCACCGCGCTCCCAACGTCGTTGGAGCTGCCGTTTCTCGTGTCCGGTCAGAGGCGGTTGCTCGAGACAGACCCGAGATTGATCGTCCCGGATCCCGAGGACCGGCCGCCCGGTACGCGGGACCGCGCCGGGGTCCGCTCCTGTGACCCCAAGCGACTCGATCCGCTCGTGTCGTCTGCCTTCTTCGCCGGGCCAGGCCCGGACGACGACGAGCAGGGGAGTCCCGCCATGGCGGCCTGGTACGAGCCGCGCTCGCGTTCGCTGCTGTGGCGCATCGGGGTGGGGATCGCCCAAGCGCTCAACCAGGCTGAGCTCGAGCAGGTCCGGCCGTCGACCGAGGACTGGGATAACCTCGAGGAACTGGCTGCTGAAGTCGAGGAGAAGACCGGTAAGCTCCGGCGCCGGTACTTCGCCTGGCTGTTCGTCCGTACCGTCTTGGCCATCGTGGGCAGCTTCGCTCTCGTTCTCAGCGACCTCCCGGTGTGGGTGCAGCTCGCCGGTCCCCCGGTCGTGTGGCTCGTGTGGCTCTACCTGCTGGGACGTGGCTGGCAGCGCACCAGTGGGCGAATCAAGTCACTGGAGGATGGTGCCGCTGAGCGATCGGAACAGCTCCTGCACCAACTGTTCCTCGCCCTCGTCCGAGAAGCGGACTTCGAGCGCCTCGGATGGCGCTACGCCGAGTACCTCGATTGGGCCGAGATCACCGGTTGGTACCTCCATCGCCCGTTCGTCGGACGCGAAGGCGAAGACCTTGACATGGCCGACGCACTCGACCCCGAGTCCGTTCCTGCCGCATTCGGAGCCGGCTTGGGGGACGTCGGCCTCACCACGTTCGACACGATCTGTCAGGCGTCGAGGGCCAGGCTCTTCCTTGTTTCCTGGTTGAAGACCTACTACGAGACAGTCCGAGAGGCTGTGGTCAAGGACTGGCAGGAGAAGCGAGGCCTTGATAGCGAACAGGCCCGGCCGACCGGTTTCGCGGACAACACGCGGGGTGCGGCCTCGCTTCGGCGCCACCTTGTCACCGAGGCGCGGAAGGGAACTGGTCGGCGTCTCACTGACAACCCGATGTCGCCAGCGCTCCTCGAGCAGCTGTCGAATCGTCCGCTCACCAAGGTGATCGATGGAGTGGCACTGGTGGCAGAAGGAAGCGAGCACTGGCTGGCACCAGTGGGGGCATGGCTCGCCGATTCGACAGACCTCGCGGTGGTGGCCGACACCCTCCGTCCAACCGTCCTCCGTATCCGGGTTGAGAGTGAGGACGGCGGAGGTGGCGGCGCGACTGGCTTCGTGCTGCGGGGGACTGGCCTCGTCGTCACCAACGCTCACGTCGTCGAGAAGGCCGCGAAGGTCGAAGTCGCGACCGATGGCGGGGAGTGGGTTCCAGGGCGGGTGCATGCGGTAGCGAGTGACACTGACTTGGCACTGATCGAGGTCGACTCGTCGATCGATCTCCCAGTCGTTCGCCTGGGGACGTCGTCTGATCTCTCGATCGGAACCCGAGTGTTCACCCTCGGGTTCCCGAAGTTGCTCGATGGAGATCCAACGTTCTCGTCGGGTGAGGTCACCGCGGCCCGCCGGTTCGTGACCTACGGAGCAGGTCAGATGGAGGTGGTGCAGACCTCCTACGCCGCTACCGGTGGGGCGAGTGGCTCGCCGGTCTTCGACTCCTCGGGCGTAGTCATCGGGATTCATCAAGGTGGGGCCGAGGCCGACGACGACCAACGAGCGGCCGACTATCTGAGCTTTGCCGTGCCTGTCGACGCCCTCCGCCGATGGCTCACCGAGATCGGGGAGCTGACCGATGGCGCCACTCCCCCGCCCCTCCGGCTGCGCTCAGGGTCGGAGTCGGAGTTGTCGCTGAAGGACCCGCAAACCTTCTTGAACGAGGTTGCCGAAGCAGGGCTGGGCACCATCGCACGGGACCACGGGGGCGATAGCGCAGCGTTCAAGTCCCTATCGATCGTGGATAAGACGCTCACCGGTTGGGAAGCCGCTGAGCCGATCAGGTTCTTGGCACCGTTCCGCACGGGTGGCTGCGTAGTCGAAGCCGCGGCCCCGCAACCAGCGCCACGACCAGACGAGGTCCATGCTGAAGACCCTGGCTTGGCGGCCGACGCCAACGACCTGATCTGA
- a CDS encoding tubulin-like doman-containing protein — translation MQPYLFIGVGGSGGKTLRYVWRELDRRLVANGWDKAHLPRCFGFLHIDLPYEYDGGAETDIPIVKDLETTHYLGLGSKDVPYANWDRRAAEGTRVEGLVRWRPWDPKRIPSPGKGAGQRRAVGRVVSVLQHEQISAAVTQAMDALVEGDAHSDLRQLATTLSDGDVFGGSGHVVVVGSLAGGSGSGIFLDVVESVSKATTAFGGNADPQTILLAPDVFTNLGPDAGIYPNALAALAELVNASESTGILPSPEQELRSGPLRDVAGARLGRSNFVVGASNGDVTFGSVREVYEAVGRMLGALALSPRHQQPLDQYIDVNAAVTPVRRSLGEAAACTSVGYAVVGLGRHLFQQYAAERMARRVYDRLVAGHDERDPDVPSEVRLARAVDARWDGGFLAATGLNELGSESNQVIDALRNLDEVKDRVQAMKNDVLESIRGRVNKFTGKDWLTAHEGEFKTPALKLEQFETSERHRRAKEWTDTIQVRLVDAVVQEVATYGVPVALRLLQRLDEDIENSIADLRREVDEHREKERKYSSNAKSVLLNFVAEFKGNAEEHDKSSQLRGSALLMRFEAETASLAAELLTDVRANLLPPLRTSLKGFLDRLQVSATQEPTKSLMLRWSSNEVPPHLQPAANELLIEPASGFPATLERLLSELFEGTQAIDAVKKGAEEIITGDWPAYDGAPHGQTLISSMASWEPQAGAARWADAAASTAEFRIGLTADQLPRRAAQWLAERQGPVSEFLAESLAEFLNDQAAAGRNTSAFLDAFTLALSKSRPFVFVDSDVSLELHGATGEDTYTSVSTIPVAAEPGTALYDSLVQALTTAGIDPGGIVFDASNRAADVDVIRYPTIKFHPAALKSFTGPIAEDWGNRQGQDVGRADFWNCRRSRTLEAYVPLPREQLMSLVSGYFLAATLGYVDLPADELWSAKQRHVWSPDGPLALPRYLLSAQGREPRSAKEVLPALLESFPLTWLAVTADHSVLPAYERLMDLGSTHDGRCHGEVSEWVKSGERETGTAPHPAGITGLEVDSASDADQRREALAKRLNGIAATLSDRSGKPLKSSTPPRDIDGLREITGLVAEALSVTVESLPSGGDHDGDPLI, via the coding sequence GTGCAGCCCTATCTCTTCATCGGTGTTGGCGGCTCCGGCGGCAAGACCCTGCGATACGTCTGGCGTGAGCTGGACCGCCGTCTTGTGGCCAACGGCTGGGACAAGGCACACCTGCCGCGCTGCTTCGGCTTCCTGCACATCGACCTCCCCTATGAGTACGACGGGGGTGCTGAGACAGACATCCCCATCGTCAAGGACCTCGAGACCACCCACTACCTGGGACTTGGAAGCAAGGATGTGCCCTACGCGAACTGGGACCGACGAGCGGCCGAGGGAACCCGCGTCGAGGGTCTGGTTCGGTGGCGCCCCTGGGATCCGAAGCGCATCCCTAGTCCCGGCAAGGGGGCCGGCCAACGGCGTGCCGTCGGGCGCGTCGTTTCGGTGCTACAGCACGAGCAGATCTCGGCCGCGGTCACCCAAGCCATGGACGCCCTGGTCGAGGGAGACGCGCACAGCGACCTGCGGCAGCTGGCGACCACGCTGTCCGACGGCGACGTGTTCGGTGGCTCCGGCCACGTTGTTGTGGTGGGGTCGTTGGCCGGTGGATCCGGTTCGGGGATCTTCCTGGACGTCGTGGAATCGGTCAGCAAGGCGACGACAGCTTTCGGTGGCAACGCGGACCCACAAACGATCCTCCTGGCTCCCGACGTGTTCACCAACCTCGGACCGGACGCAGGCATCTACCCGAACGCCCTTGCGGCGCTCGCCGAGCTGGTCAATGCGTCCGAGAGCACAGGGATTCTTCCTTCCCCGGAACAGGAGCTTCGCAGCGGCCCTCTCCGAGATGTCGCGGGCGCCCGCCTGGGTCGCTCGAACTTCGTCGTCGGCGCATCGAACGGCGATGTGACCTTCGGTTCGGTCCGAGAGGTGTACGAGGCCGTCGGTCGAATGCTCGGAGCGCTCGCGCTGAGCCCCCGGCACCAGCAGCCGCTCGACCAGTACATCGACGTCAATGCTGCGGTGACGCCGGTGCGGCGCAGCCTCGGGGAGGCAGCGGCTTGCACCTCGGTCGGATATGCAGTGGTGGGCCTCGGCCGCCACCTCTTCCAGCAGTACGCGGCCGAGCGGATGGCCCGCCGCGTCTACGACCGACTCGTCGCCGGCCACGATGAGCGGGACCCAGATGTGCCATCTGAGGTCCGACTTGCCCGGGCGGTCGATGCTCGTTGGGACGGCGGATTCCTAGCCGCAACGGGCCTCAACGAACTGGGTTCCGAGTCCAACCAGGTCATCGACGCGCTACGGAACCTCGACGAGGTGAAGGACCGCGTCCAGGCCATGAAGAACGACGTGCTCGAATCGATTCGCGGCAGGGTCAACAAGTTCACCGGCAAGGACTGGCTGACCGCGCACGAGGGCGAGTTCAAGACTCCTGCGCTCAAACTCGAACAGTTCGAGACGAGCGAGCGACATCGTCGGGCCAAGGAGTGGACCGACACCATCCAGGTCCGCCTCGTCGACGCCGTCGTGCAGGAGGTCGCTACCTACGGCGTGCCCGTAGCGTTGCGGCTCCTGCAGCGGCTCGACGAGGACATCGAGAACTCGATCGCAGACCTCCGTAGAGAGGTCGATGAGCACCGCGAGAAGGAGCGCAAGTACTCGAGCAACGCCAAGAGCGTCCTGCTGAATTTCGTGGCCGAGTTCAAGGGCAACGCGGAGGAGCATGACAAGAGCAGCCAGCTCCGCGGGTCTGCGCTCCTCATGCGGTTCGAGGCCGAGACCGCGTCGCTCGCCGCCGAACTCCTGACCGACGTCCGGGCCAACCTCCTTCCGCCCCTCCGCACGTCGCTGAAGGGGTTCTTGGACCGGCTGCAGGTCTCTGCAACGCAGGAGCCCACCAAGTCGCTGATGCTGAGGTGGAGCTCCAACGAAGTGCCACCCCATCTGCAACCGGCAGCCAACGAGCTCCTCATCGAGCCAGCCAGCGGATTCCCCGCCACACTCGAACGGCTGCTCAGCGAGCTGTTCGAGGGCACCCAAGCAATCGATGCGGTCAAGAAGGGTGCAGAGGAGATCATCACCGGTGATTGGCCTGCGTATGACGGTGCCCCGCATGGGCAGACCCTGATCAGCTCGATGGCCAGCTGGGAGCCACAGGCGGGAGCAGCTCGCTGGGCGGATGCCGCAGCCTCGACGGCTGAGTTCCGCATCGGGCTCACCGCGGATCAGCTACCGAGGCGTGCTGCGCAATGGTTGGCCGAGCGGCAGGGCCCTGTCAGCGAATTCCTCGCCGAATCACTCGCCGAGTTTCTTAACGACCAGGCAGCAGCGGGGAGGAACACGAGTGCGTTCCTCGATGCCTTCACGCTGGCGCTGTCGAAGTCGCGGCCGTTCGTCTTCGTTGACTCCGACGTGAGCCTCGAGCTGCACGGAGCGACCGGTGAAGACACCTACACATCGGTCTCGACGATCCCTGTCGCAGCTGAACCGGGTACGGCCCTGTACGACTCTCTCGTCCAAGCGCTCACGACGGCAGGTATTGATCCCGGCGGCATCGTGTTCGACGCCTCGAACCGGGCAGCCGACGTCGACGTCATCCGTTACCCGACGATCAAGTTCCACCCTGCTGCTCTGAAGTCATTCACGGGCCCGATCGCCGAGGATTGGGGAAATCGCCAGGGCCAGGACGTCGGTCGCGCCGACTTCTGGAACTGCCGACGGTCCCGCACCCTCGAGGCGTACGTGCCCCTTCCACGCGAGCAGCTGATGAGCCTCGTCAGTGGCTACTTCCTCGCGGCGACGCTCGGCTACGTCGACCTGCCCGCCGACGAGCTCTGGTCGGCGAAGCAGCGTCATGTCTGGTCACCGGACGGCCCGCTGGCCCTGCCGCGCTATTTGCTCAGCGCGCAGGGGCGTGAACCGCGATCGGCGAAGGAAGTGCTCCCAGCATTGCTCGAAAGCTTCCCGCTGACGTGGCTGGCGGTCACAGCGGATCACTCGGTCCTCCCTGCCTACGAACGCCTCATGGACCTGGGGAGCACCCACGACGGTCGATGCCACGGGGAGGTCTCTGAGTGGGTGAAAAGTGGGGAGCGGGAGACCGGCACCGCCCCACATCCGGCCGGCATCACCGGTCTCGAGGTGGACTCGGCATCAGATGCCGACCAGCGGCGAGAGGCCTTGGCAAAGCGCCTGAACGGCATTGCGGCCACGCTCAGCGACCGCTCGGGTAAGCCGCTCAAGTCGAGCACTCCTCCTCGAGACATCGATGGTCTGCGAGAGATCACCGGACTCGTGGCCGAGGCGCTCTCCGTTACCGTCGAGTCGCTGCCGAGCGGCGGTGACCACGATGGCGATCCACTGATCTGA
- a CDS encoding vWA domain-containing protein: MRVRLALLAMVVTLLATAALTGTAPAQAQQQPAVPPALATLRSCLEQSNGTARLLALVVVDESGSLRDTDPDDQRVPGVRALLSGLAGLTSQQPGGNDLEVLVRVVTFAEGYQPLVPESADAEPAWNVLDETTFDQLSGQAGELADRDGGAFTDYLSALSGARRDLAIQSSELTADGGPPPCKLLVFFTDGRYDLALDADEAAGRQLLCADGGVTDGLRSDGVVTISVGLASGLDDGSLRFLEALTVGQAGGETCGTTGSEATGLFLTALNADDLFFQLGAIDPALFELFCPTPDSPQCDFAVPDGFNGFALRAQTPTQGTAFELTSPSGATVMVQPGDNRETKLADTEVRVRWFGDRQAEVTADESAGASIVGQWSLRFVTDGPPDPGAAGRIDVRLRADIVPGFRADPTLRAGERVNVEVGFERLDGSPIDASPVLAGSSITASLRNPETGDTEPLAVTGTDGRFETTIAIPEDFEGSSIEVVLEATVAPPDGTDVSVAGRTVTVDVLPPATYPSVSPVPLRLPGVRGSSATTGTLTIAGSDISDGCVWIEGGPVTLPAEAADAATEEVPILLSPAPPAESSCLPIPTGERRQVEITVEPTRSAAGVATGEVAVFLKSDASEEIRRVPVEVEFDMRPPLNELRRWVIFSLLMLLGVGIPIGVLVLTARRSTLLGPPQLLRWAAADVTWSIARGLEPSGDSPLVPDDFVVLDATSERKRGVPSVSVGQLQAQRRFGTTIWRAIAGLFAGGEATVSHPSGLPLVAGSPGLPLRSYPDEPSHQIPLAMASTWIFALRSITSDEDDTGEGPGTMHGSLTYIVADGAHFDTDAERLAVHAEERIAEAASQLTQRRPAVKRPGRRWGPTLSKSSTPDSDNAVIDDLGDDDPDLPIS, from the coding sequence ATGAGGGTCAGACTCGCGCTTCTGGCCATGGTGGTGACGTTGCTCGCGACGGCGGCACTCACTGGCACAGCACCGGCCCAAGCCCAGCAGCAACCCGCCGTGCCACCCGCCCTTGCGACACTTCGTTCCTGTCTCGAGCAGTCGAACGGCACCGCGCGACTGCTCGCGCTGGTGGTGGTCGACGAATCGGGATCGCTCAGGGACACCGACCCTGACGATCAGCGAGTTCCGGGTGTTCGGGCGCTACTCAGCGGACTTGCCGGCTTGACGTCTCAACAGCCCGGCGGAAATGACCTCGAGGTGCTCGTCCGCGTGGTGACGTTCGCCGAGGGCTACCAGCCCTTGGTCCCCGAAAGCGCGGATGCAGAGCCCGCCTGGAACGTTCTCGACGAGACGACCTTCGACCAACTGAGTGGTCAGGCGGGCGAGTTGGCCGATCGAGACGGCGGTGCCTTCACCGACTACTTGTCGGCACTGAGTGGCGCGCGCCGCGACCTCGCGATCCAGTCGTCCGAGCTCACCGCCGACGGAGGGCCGCCTCCGTGCAAGCTCCTCGTCTTCTTCACCGATGGCCGATACGACCTAGCCCTCGACGCCGACGAGGCTGCTGGTCGCCAGCTGCTCTGCGCCGACGGTGGCGTGACCGACGGTCTTCGGTCTGACGGCGTCGTGACCATCTCGGTTGGCCTCGCTTCAGGGCTCGACGACGGGTCGTTGCGCTTCCTCGAGGCGCTGACCGTCGGCCAAGCAGGTGGCGAGACATGCGGAACCACTGGGTCCGAGGCCACGGGTCTCTTCCTCACCGCGTTGAACGCGGACGATCTCTTCTTCCAGCTGGGCGCGATCGATCCTGCGCTCTTCGAGTTGTTCTGCCCGACACCCGACTCGCCGCAGTGCGATTTCGCCGTTCCTGATGGCTTCAACGGCTTCGCGCTACGGGCACAGACGCCCACTCAAGGGACGGCCTTCGAACTGACCTCTCCGTCGGGGGCCACCGTCATGGTGCAACCTGGCGACAACCGCGAGACGAAGCTCGCGGACACCGAGGTCAGAGTGCGTTGGTTCGGGGATCGCCAGGCAGAGGTGACGGCCGACGAATCGGCTGGGGCTTCCATCGTGGGGCAGTGGTCCCTCCGCTTCGTCACCGACGGGCCGCCAGACCCGGGCGCGGCAGGCAGGATCGACGTCCGACTTCGGGCTGACATCGTCCCCGGCTTTCGCGCCGATCCGACCCTGCGTGCCGGTGAGCGAGTCAACGTCGAGGTCGGCTTCGAACGGCTCGATGGAAGCCCGATCGATGCCTCGCCTGTGCTCGCCGGGTCATCGATCACGGCAAGCCTTCGGAATCCCGAGACTGGCGACACTGAACCACTCGCCGTGACTGGAACCGACGGTCGATTCGAGACGACGATCGCGATCCCCGAGGACTTCGAGGGATCGTCGATCGAGGTGGTGCTCGAAGCCACGGTCGCGCCACCGGACGGGACCGACGTTTCAGTGGCTGGACGAACCGTCACCGTCGATGTCCTCCCGCCTGCCACCTATCCATCTGTCAGTCCGGTCCCCTTGCGTCTTCCGGGAGTTCGGGGGAGTTCCGCGACGACGGGAACTCTCACCATCGCCGGCAGTGACATCAGCGACGGATGCGTGTGGATCGAAGGCGGTCCCGTCACGCTCCCGGCCGAGGCCGCCGACGCCGCGACTGAGGAGGTGCCGATCCTCTTGTCACCAGCTCCGCCGGCCGAGTCGTCGTGTCTCCCGATCCCCACGGGGGAGCGTCGCCAGGTTGAGATCACCGTCGAGCCGACGAGGTCGGCAGCCGGGGTGGCCACGGGCGAAGTTGCCGTCTTCCTGAAGAGCGACGCGAGCGAAGAGATCCGACGAGTGCCAGTTGAAGTCGAATTCGACATGCGGCCGCCGCTCAACGAGCTCCGTCGCTGGGTGATCTTCAGCCTGCTGATGTTGCTGGGCGTCGGGATCCCGATCGGGGTGCTCGTCCTCACAGCCAGGCGAAGCACCCTGCTCGGACCTCCCCAGCTGCTTCGATGGGCGGCGGCGGACGTGACGTGGAGTATCGCCCGAGGCCTGGAGCCCAGTGGTGACTCGCCCTTGGTTCCCGATGACTTCGTCGTTCTGGACGCCACCAGCGAGCGGAAGCGAGGTGTGCCCTCTGTGTCGGTTGGACAGCTTCAGGCTCAGCGGCGGTTCGGCACCACGATCTGGCGTGCGATCGCTGGGCTCTTCGCGGGTGGCGAAGCAACGGTGTCGCACCCGAGTGGTCTCCCGCTCGTGGCTGGTTCGCCGGGCCTTCCACTCAGGTCCTACCCCGACGAGCCATCCCACCAGATACCCCTGGCCATGGCGTCCACGTGGATCTTCGCCCTGCGTTCGATCACCAGCGATGAGGACGACACCGGCGAAGGCCCGGGAACGATGCACGGGTCGTTGACCTACATCGTTGCGGACGGCGCTCACTTCGACACCGACGCCGAACGCCTAGCCGTTCATGCCGAGGAGCGCATCGCCGAGGCCGCGTCCCAGCTCACCCAGCGTCGGCCTGCGGTCAAGCGGCCAGGCCGGCGGTGGGGTCCCACGTTGTCGAAGTCATCGACACCGGACTCCGACAACGCCGTCATCGACGATCTGGGTGACGACGATCCCGACCTTCCCATCTCATAG